A window of Streptomyces sp. DG1A-41 contains these coding sequences:
- a CDS encoding ABC transporter permease encodes MTTTTTATITPTPPRALNASRTTATATRVLRQLAHDPRTIALLILIPCVMLLLLRYVFDGSPRTFDSIGASLLGIFPLITMFLVTSIATLRERTSGTLERLLAMPLGKGDLIAGYALAFGTLAIIQSALATGLAVWFLGLDVNGSPWLLLLVALLDALLGTALGLFVSAFAASEFQAVQFMPAVIFPQLLLCGLFTPRDNMHPVLEAISDVLPMSYAVDGMNEVLRHTDMTATFVRDTLVVAGCALLVLALGAATLRRRTA; translated from the coding sequence ATGACCACCACGACCACCGCCACGATCACCCCCACCCCACCGAGGGCCCTGAACGCCTCCCGCACCACCGCCACCGCAACCCGCGTCCTGCGCCAGCTCGCCCACGACCCCCGCACCATCGCGCTGCTGATCCTCATCCCCTGCGTGATGCTGCTCCTGCTGCGCTACGTCTTCGACGGCAGCCCGCGCACCTTCGACAGCATCGGCGCGTCCCTGCTCGGGATCTTCCCGCTGATCACGATGTTCCTGGTGACCTCCATCGCCACCCTGCGCGAACGCACCTCGGGCACCCTCGAACGCCTCCTCGCCATGCCCCTCGGCAAAGGCGACCTCATCGCCGGCTACGCCCTGGCCTTCGGCACCCTCGCGATCATCCAGTCCGCCCTGGCCACGGGCCTCGCGGTCTGGTTCCTCGGCCTCGACGTGAACGGCAGCCCCTGGCTCCTGCTCCTGGTGGCCCTCCTCGACGCCCTCCTCGGCACGGCCCTCGGTCTCTTCGTCTCGGCCTTCGCGGCCTCGGAATTCCAGGCCGTCCAGTTCATGCCGGCGGTGATCTTCCCCCAGCTCCTCCTCTGCGGCCTGTTCACGCCCCGCGACAACATGCACCCGGTCCTGGAGGCCATCTCCGACGTCCTCCCCATGTCCTACGCGGTGGACGGCATGAACGAGGTCCTCCGCCACACGGACATGACCGCCACGTTCGTCCGCGACACCCTGGTAGTGGCCGGCTGCGCCCTGCTGGTCCTGGCCCTGGGCGCGGCGACACTACGACGCAGGACGGCATAA
- the proC gene encoding pyrroline-5-carboxylate reductase, protein MTQKVAVLGTGKIGEALLSGMIRAGWTPADLLVTTRRQERAEELRTRYGVTPVTNPEAAKIADTLILTVKPQDMGTLLDELAPHVPADRLVISGAAGIPTAYFEERLAPGTPVVRVMTNTPALVDEAMSVISAGTHATADHLAHTEEIFGAVGKTLRVPESQQDACTALSGSGPAYFFYLVEAMTDAGILLGLPRDKAHDLIVQSAIGAATMLRDSGEHPVKLRENVTSPAGTTINAIRELENHGVRAALIAALEAARDRSRALATGNNS, encoded by the coding sequence ATGACCCAGAAAGTCGCAGTCCTCGGCACCGGCAAGATCGGCGAAGCCCTGCTCAGCGGAATGATCCGAGCCGGCTGGACCCCGGCCGACCTCCTGGTCACCACCCGCCGCCAGGAACGAGCCGAAGAACTCCGCACCCGCTACGGCGTCACCCCGGTCACCAACCCGGAAGCCGCGAAGATCGCCGACACCCTGATCCTCACGGTCAAACCGCAGGACATGGGCACCCTCCTCGACGAACTCGCCCCGCACGTCCCCGCCGACCGCCTGGTCATCAGCGGAGCCGCCGGCATCCCCACCGCGTACTTCGAGGAACGCCTCGCCCCCGGCACCCCGGTCGTCCGCGTCATGACGAACACCCCCGCCCTGGTCGACGAGGCGATGTCCGTCATCTCCGCCGGCACCCACGCCACCGCCGACCACCTCGCCCACACCGAGGAGATCTTCGGCGCCGTCGGCAAGACGCTCCGTGTCCCCGAGTCCCAGCAGGACGCCTGCACGGCCCTCTCCGGCTCCGGCCCGGCCTACTTCTTCTACCTGGTCGAAGCCATGACCGACGCCGGCATCCTCCTCGGCCTGCCCCGCGACAAGGCCCACGACCTGATCGTCCAGTCCGCGATCGGCGCCGCGACGATGCTCCGCGACAGCGGTGAACACCCCGTCAAGCTCCGCGAGAACGTCACGTCCCCCGCCGGCACGACGATCAACGCCATCCGCGAACTCGAGAACCACGGCGTACGAGCCGCCCTCATCGCCGCCCTCGAAGCCGCCCGCGACCGCAGCCGCGCCCTGGCCACCGGCAACAACAGCTGA
- the trpS gene encoding tryptophan--tRNA ligase → MTRVFSGVKPTGHLTLGNYLGAMRRWAAVDQYEADALFCVVDLHALTVDHDPARVRRLSRQAATLLLASGLDPELCTLFVQSHVDEHARLSYVLECVATDGEMRRMIQYKEKAAREQRRGGSVRLSLLTYPVLMAADILAYGADEVPVGDDQVQHVELTRDLAVRFNQRYGHTFVVPRATRPGVAARVMNLQDPTSKMGKSDDVGPGIVYLLDEPDVVRKKVVRAVTDSGREVVYDREARPGLANLLEILAACSGGSPEELSGTYASYGDLKKDTAEAVVEVLRPVQARHKELCADPGYVERVLRDGAERARGMARPTVDAAYRAIGLLPAVPEAADAGGAVLRA, encoded by the coding sequence ATGACACGGGTCTTCAGCGGGGTCAAGCCGACGGGGCATCTGACGCTGGGGAACTACCTGGGAGCCATGCGGCGGTGGGCTGCCGTCGACCAGTACGAGGCCGACGCCTTGTTCTGCGTCGTCGATCTGCACGCGCTGACCGTGGACCACGATCCAGCGCGGGTACGCAGGCTGAGCCGGCAGGCGGCGACCTTGTTGCTGGCGTCCGGGCTTGATCCGGAGCTCTGCACGCTGTTCGTGCAGAGTCATGTGGACGAGCACGCCCGGCTGTCCTACGTGCTGGAGTGCGTGGCCACCGACGGTGAGATGCGGCGGATGATCCAGTACAAGGAGAAGGCCGCGCGGGAGCAGCGGCGGGGTGGGAGTGTGCGGCTGTCGCTGCTGACGTATCCCGTGCTGATGGCGGCGGACATCCTGGCGTACGGGGCTGACGAGGTGCCGGTCGGGGACGACCAGGTGCAGCATGTGGAGCTCACGCGGGATCTGGCGGTGCGGTTCAACCAGCGGTACGGGCATACGTTCGTGGTGCCTCGGGCCACGCGCCCGGGGGTGGCGGCTCGGGTGATGAACTTGCAGGATCCGACGTCGAAGATGGGCAAGAGCGATGACGTCGGGCCGGGGATCGTCTATCTGCTGGACGAGCCGGACGTGGTGCGGAAGAAGGTCGTGCGGGCCGTCACCGACAGTGGGCGGGAGGTCGTGTACGACCGGGAGGCCCGGCCGGGGCTCGCCAATCTGCTGGAGATTCTCGCGGCGTGCTCGGGTGGGAGTCCGGAGGAGCTGAGCGGTACGTACGCGTCGTACGGGGACTTGAAGAAGGACACCGCGGAGGCTGTGGTCGAGGTGCTCAGGCCCGTGCAGGCGCGGCACAAGGAGTTGTGTGCGGATCCCGGTTATGTGGAGCGCGTGCTGCGGGACGGTGCGGAGCGGGCCCGCGGGATGGCTCGGCCGACCGTGGATGCCGCTTATCGCGCGATCGGGTTGCTGCCTGCCGTGCCGGAGGCTGCGGACGCGGGTGGGGCCGTGCTGAGGGCGTGA